The nucleotide window GCTTCTGCTCATTGCTACTCACATCATCCTGTTCTCATCCAGCACGTGGTCCCTTTATCTCCGCCCGCCTGTTGTGGTTCGGGTTCTGCTTTCACCCCGGACTATTCATCCAGTCGTGCTGctaatcctgctgtggttctggctccaagtctccactctgccATGCTGCTGGTCTTGCTAGCTCTGTGCTCCTGCTCAACCCtacttgccagttcctgccatcaccatcctcctgctccagccctgTACAGACTGTTGGGGTAATTATCCTCCACGACCCaccaccttcaataaactctccaAACTAGCTCTgcttgtgtgtggttgtgttcgggttcatatAAAGCATGACAGAAACATCATGTACCAGTAGGAACCCAGAACCCACTGCACTAGCGAAGGCTCTAAGGTTTTTATTTCGATACCTATTAGCCGTCAGGGTGCCATCGCTAATCCTGTACAACTCTGTACATCCCACTCACTGGCCTATCACCAAACTGATGATGATGAACAATGTTGTAGGCAGTATAACGTTCATAACACTACACTGATCCTGGCCAATGCAAAACAACTGACTAACTCCCCAGATCACTGAGCTTGTGGACAGTTTGATGTGCAACCTTGCAGTGTGGCAGGGATATAAACAGATTGTCCCAGAGACCCAGGAGTCTGTGGAAGCCAGTCAGTAGTCGCATTTCCATTAACATTTTTCAATTTCCATCAACATTTGTCATGTTTCTTCATTTAAATATGCCACCTTTaacttaaatataaatatagcccTATGTTGATCATATTGGCTATATTTACATTTAAGTTAAAGGTGGcattatttaagtgaagaaattaTTGCCCTGGATcttcctgcatggagtttgcatgttctccctgtgtatgtgtgggttctctccaggtactctggcttcctcccacagtccataaaacatgactgtttggttaattggtctctctaaattctccttaagTGTGCATGTGCGAGAATGGttatttgtcctgtttgtttgtgttgccctgcaatagactaacgacctgtccagggtgtacccagccTCTTGcgcattgacagctggagataggcaccagcaccccttgcgaccccacaagggaaaGACGAGTTagaatatggatggatggatgcttaaTATAGGCTATATTAGGGgcgacagtggtgcaggagttagggagtttgtcctgcaattggcaggttgccagTTCCATCCCCGCTCCTAActatctcagttgttgtgtccttgggcaagacacttcaccctaATTGCctggtcagagggtccggtggcgccgatgtagggcagccttgcctctgtcagtccgCTCCAGGGAAGCTGTGACCCCTCCTCCTGtccctccttgcacaaaggaggAGATTTGGTGCTGGTGATAGGTTAGGGACCTCTGACAGTtctgtccagctctcctagagtaaCTACCTGTCTCCAGGGATAACCTCCATGCCCTAGAGACTGTGCTGGGAAACACGGAAAACCTAGCAATGTCACATTTTGATACCCTTTCTCTATTTCCCTAGTACTCTGTCCTCGTTTCACCTCTGTCCCTCTCATGTTTGGCATCTGTTTGTACATAATCCTTTCATAGCAATAAGATAAATCATTAAGGGTTGAGCGTCAAGTGAGGATTTATAGGTATAACATGTCCATTGATAAAGATAATAACTACAGCAGTCAGAGCACTATCCTGCCTGCCATGAAGCTAGACAtgacaaggaaagaaaaagaaatattagaaaaaacagacaaacgtgtaaaaaaatacagaggaTTAACAATAACAAGAAACTACATTTGCTGTTGAACAAAGTTTTTATATCTTTATTGTTAAACACAGAAATTACTTATTAAAGAGTCTGTACAGGCTGCATTGTATACAAAAACACTCAAATAAGAACGTTTTTGTATGACTTGTAAGACAAAAACATCTACCAGTGAGTCATTTATTCACACAACacatttgaatacattttatttcggCTGTTCTACATATTTTCTTCTAAGACAATGAAGTCACTAAAAAACAGTAGGAAGGTTTAGGttcatctaagccattacaaggccttttaTTGgccagtactataaagcttggaactccatgctactccagacattttgaattgagaaagctttctggatagaaAGCAAAACGTattcaaacttcaaaaaaaagtccagttgttttgttttttaacttttttggaatgatcatgacctggatgattgagaatcttcaccaacgtttagtgggaaaaaaaaaaaaaattctactcTTGTTTCCTCTTGTTTTCTAGTAACCCTTACCCTAAAGGgaaaaattaaaggtttagtacaaaaaatgttaaacaattaTTTGTTTGAATATATCATGTTTGTAATTagcattttaaacaaacataatAATTAGAAAGATCTAGAAATGACTAATACGATTcgttacaatgtttttttaaatcaccaggattatttgttttttaaatagtcaGGTCACATTGTTGTagagattttaaatatttttgatttaaaaagaattttaaataactttttcatCGATACTTTGATTTCCTGTGTCTGCAGAACATAAATGATCGGATTCAGCATAGGCGGCAGCACAGAGGTCAAAGACAAGTTTATAATCCTGTTGTTGGGATGTATTTTTTCCAtcaatgtgaatgtaatcaacAGTGGAGTAAAATACACAACCACTAATGAAAGATGAGCTATACATGTCTTAAAGGCTTTGATTCCCTGTTGAAACGTTGCCACCTTAACCAAAGTATAACTAATATATAAGTAACTTAAAAGGATAAACACCAGTGGAAGCCAGAAAATAACAACAGGATAAAAAAGTCCAATCACATTATTTGGAAAATTATCATTACAAGCAAGGCGGTAGATCTGACCGTGGTCACAGAAATAGCTATTGATAACCAAAGACTTACAAATGGAAAGTCTTGTAAGAAGACAGACTGCAATTAAGACAGCAATTATTGCAAAGATCCAGAAAGACGCaatcaaagaaaacatagaCCTATAGGTTACTTTCACCTGATAGCGAAGAGGAAATATGATGGCAACTAGTCGGTCATAGGAGAGAGCAACCAGGTTAAAAGACTGCATTGAAAGGCAAGTGTAGCAGAAAAAAAGGAACGTCAAGCAGTCATTGTAGGGAATTAATTTATGGTTAAAGAGAAAGATATCAATCACCTTTGGTACCAAAGCCGTGCTGCCTAACAGG belongs to Fundulus heteroclitus isolate FHET01 chromosome 11, MU-UCD_Fhet_4.1, whole genome shotgun sequence and includes:
- the LOC105937370 gene encoding olfactory receptor 1361-like produces the protein MELFNSALGRNITFVRPAYFIINGFIDLPNMNYYYIFLFFLYIISVLGNTAVMVIIYLDHNLRTPKYVAVFNLAFVDLLGSTALVPKVIDIFLFNHKLIPYNDCLTFLFFCYTCLSMQSFNLVALSYDRLVAIIFPLRYQVKVTYRSMFSLIASFWIFAIIAVLIAVCLLTRLSICKSLVINSYFCDHGQIYRLACNDNFPNNVIGLFYPVVIFWLPLVFILLSYLYISYTLVKVATFQQGIKAFKTCIAHLSLVVVYFTPLLITFTLMEKIHPNNRIINLSLTSVLPPMLNPIIYVLQTQEIKVSMKKLFKILFKSKIFKISTTM